A DNA window from Bos indicus isolate NIAB-ARS_2022 breed Sahiwal x Tharparkar chromosome 9, NIAB-ARS_B.indTharparkar_mat_pri_1.0, whole genome shotgun sequence contains the following coding sequences:
- the COX7A2 gene encoding cytochrome c oxidase subunit 7A2, mitochondrial — protein MLRNLLALRQIAKRTISTSSRRQFENKVPEKQKLFQEDNGIPVHLKGGIADALLYRATMILTVGGTAYAMYELAVASFPKKQD, from the exons ATGCTACGGAATCTTCTG gctCTCCGTCAGATTGCTAAGAGGACCATAAGTACTTCTTCACGCAGGCAGTTTGAAAATAAGGttccagagaaacaaaagctgTTTCAG gaggataatggaattccagtgcaTCTGAAGGGTGGGATAGCTGATGCCCTCCTGTATAGAGCCACCATGATTCTTACAGTTGGTG gAACGGCATATGCCATGTATGAACTGGCTGTGGCTTCATTTCCCAAGAAGCAGGATTGA